One Sphingobacteruim zhuxiongii DNA window includes the following coding sequences:
- a CDS encoding SusC/RagA family TonB-linked outer membrane protein: MYLNFMKKMGRYSLRLRNVWLIMRLTTLLLLIGMLQLSATSLAQKVNLQQKNAPLKQVLNELNRQTGYNFLYTESMLNRSKNVNVNIRNTPLKDALNEIFALQPLTYVLDKNTIVLALKPSAVAVVNTNAISSNQQTTKQIVKGQVLVPAGESALGVTLVVAARKIGLSTKADGTFELELQHGDILEFSRIGLSTLRLLYEDGNFKQLANKQNRVGQDAIEESSMISGRNNYLMVKLLPSPSSLDEIQVMAYGTTSKRISTGNITKISGEELNQSAVNDPLLALQGRVPGMIVTPDNGKPGAMSKVQIRGRTQVDTQFGANEEPLFIVDGVPMAAQNNNSNITMGNLARISAFSMMDMGNIESIEVLKDADATAIYGSRGASGVVLITTKKAKAGNTSYDINYSVGGSYLTLPKMLSTEEYVAYRKEAFKNDRIPMTNANAYDILLWDTTRNDNNMEELLGNMGKYTRLQAAVSGGSAGMSYRFSGHYNSETSSIYKSPTSTNVGTSVNIVSSSKDKKFTINMNTSFTHTLNRQSGVEMGNVIYLPPNAKLINEDGSLFWNENDFYVSGMSNPYAQLKNINESRIQNYIINAHLNYSILPNLTVRANLGYNQSKSKAVQTVSIASQNPKGSNLTGTTYWGNNDLQSINIEPQIEYTNPSLFGGKLNVLLGGTYNENRMGNDYIGALGYKDDEYLGTYIGLNSSNFTSPNMGTTEYKYAAAFARLIYNYKNKYNLSISGRRDGSSRFGPNYQYSNFGSIGASWAISEEAFFPKETFVSFAKLRGSYGITGNDKIGDYKFLDLYESNFFNSPYDSEVAMTPASFFKPDLHWELTSKLEFAAEGTLWEDRVNYSMAWYKQRTSDPLVQYPLPLMTGFGAVSANIKDVLVDNSGFEIMLGGTVIRTKSFQWSTDFNLTIPKNVLSRFDGLENTTYNLYKVGRSLNSLYRLKYLGVDPETGLNKHLDANNDGRLDLVVGGADMHYIGDSDQKYFGGWQNNFRYKQFNLSLFINFHRQIEINYENGAPIRDYGIRNMYAHMLDQRWKNPGDIATVPRVTQTNVPTTGVLGDFFTAAMNSDYLREELTMLRLGTVMFSYNLPEKLVHRLKLSRSSLFLQGQNIYSFYLDSKFNPNHYVGLHLPMPRRFTVGIQLNF; this comes from the coding sequence ATGTATTTAAATTTTATGAAAAAAATGGGGCGGTATTCCTTACGGCTCCGTAATGTATGGTTAATTATGCGATTGACAACGCTGCTTTTACTGATTGGCATGTTGCAGTTAAGTGCAACATCATTGGCGCAAAAAGTAAATCTTCAACAGAAGAATGCACCCTTAAAACAAGTGCTTAATGAGTTGAATCGACAAACGGGATACAACTTTCTATACACCGAAAGCATGTTGAATCGAAGTAAAAATGTCAATGTTAATATAAGGAACACCCCCTTAAAAGATGCATTGAATGAGATCTTCGCTTTACAGCCACTAACCTATGTATTGGATAAAAATACAATTGTATTGGCCCTAAAGCCAAGTGCAGTAGCTGTTGTAAATACAAACGCAATAAGCAGCAATCAGCAAACTACCAAACAAATAGTTAAAGGTCAGGTTCTTGTTCCCGCTGGTGAATCTGCATTGGGCGTCACTTTAGTGGTTGCCGCTAGAAAAATTGGTTTATCAACAAAAGCAGATGGGACTTTTGAGCTCGAACTACAGCATGGAGATATCTTGGAGTTTAGTCGGATCGGTTTGTCGACGCTACGATTACTTTATGAAGATGGCAATTTTAAGCAGTTAGCAAACAAACAAAATAGAGTTGGTCAAGATGCAATAGAGGAAAGCTCGATGATTAGTGGCCGAAATAATTATTTAATGGTCAAGTTGTTGCCGAGTCCGTCTTCATTGGATGAGATACAGGTGATGGCCTATGGTACCACATCAAAGCGTATTTCAACAGGTAACATTACCAAGATATCCGGCGAAGAATTAAATCAATCTGCTGTTAATGATCCGCTGTTGGCACTGCAAGGTCGTGTTCCGGGGATGATAGTGACGCCAGACAATGGTAAGCCTGGTGCCATGAGCAAAGTGCAAATACGGGGAAGAACACAAGTAGATACGCAATTTGGAGCGAATGAAGAGCCACTATTTATTGTGGACGGGGTTCCGATGGCAGCGCAGAATAACAATTCGAATATTACGATGGGTAATCTAGCGAGAATTAGTGCATTCTCGATGATGGACATGGGAAATATTGAAAGTATTGAAGTGTTAAAGGACGCTGATGCTACTGCGATTTATGGAAGTCGTGGCGCCTCGGGTGTTGTCTTAATTACGACGAAAAAAGCGAAAGCTGGCAATACCAGCTATGATATCAACTATAGTGTCGGCGGTAGTTACTTAACATTGCCGAAGATGTTATCTACGGAAGAGTACGTGGCCTACCGAAAAGAGGCATTTAAGAATGACAGGATTCCAATGACGAATGCGAATGCCTATGATATCTTGCTTTGGGACACGACGAGAAATGACAATAACATGGAGGAGCTCTTGGGTAATATGGGGAAATACACGAGGTTGCAAGCTGCAGTTTCTGGCGGTAGTGCAGGAATGTCTTATCGCTTCTCTGGACATTACAATAGTGAGACTTCCTCCATCTATAAATCGCCAACGTCCACAAATGTTGGTACTTCAGTCAACATCGTATCGTCGTCAAAAGATAAAAAGTTTACGATAAACATGAATACATCCTTTACCCATACTTTAAATAGACAGAGTGGTGTAGAAATGGGTAACGTTATTTATCTGCCACCCAACGCAAAGTTGATTAATGAGGACGGTTCGCTTTTTTGGAATGAGAATGACTTCTATGTTTCGGGCATGTCAAATCCTTACGCGCAATTAAAGAATATTAATGAAAGTAGAATTCAAAATTATATAATCAATGCACACCTTAATTATAGCATCTTACCCAATTTAACGGTTAGAGCCAATCTAGGATATAATCAAAGTAAGTCAAAGGCGGTTCAGACAGTTTCTATCGCTTCTCAAAATCCGAAAGGTTCAAACCTTACAGGTACAACCTATTGGGGGAATAATGATTTGCAGTCGATTAATATCGAGCCGCAGATTGAGTATACGAATCCCTCGCTTTTTGGCGGTAAACTAAATGTGTTACTCGGAGGAACCTATAATGAAAATCGGATGGGTAATGATTATATCGGCGCCCTCGGGTACAAAGATGACGAGTATTTGGGAACCTATATTGGGCTCAACTCTAGTAATTTTACTTCCCCAAATATGGGAACAACTGAGTATAAATATGCCGCTGCGTTTGCTCGTTTAATTTATAACTATAAGAATAAATATAACTTAAGTATTTCTGGTAGAAGAGACGGATCTTCGCGATTCGGTCCTAATTATCAATATTCTAACTTCGGCTCTATAGGTGCATCATGGGCAATATCGGAAGAGGCATTCTTTCCAAAGGAAACCTTTGTAAGTTTTGCCAAATTGAGAGGAAGTTACGGTATCACAGGGAACGATAAGATTGGCGATTATAAGTTTTTGGATTTATATGAAAGCAATTTCTTCAATAGTCCTTACGACAGCGAGGTCGCAATGACTCCAGCGAGTTTCTTCAAACCTGATTTACATTGGGAGCTAACCAGCAAGCTCGAATTTGCAGCAGAAGGAACCTTATGGGAAGATCGAGTGAACTATTCGATGGCTTGGTATAAGCAGCGCACCTCGGATCCGCTGGTACAATACCCATTGCCGCTGATGACAGGCTTCGGTGCTGTTTCAGCAAACATAAAAGATGTATTGGTCGATAACTCCGGTTTTGAGATTATGTTGGGGGGGACTGTTATACGTACAAAGAGTTTTCAATGGTCTACAGATTTCAATTTAACGATTCCCAAGAATGTGCTAAGTCGATTCGATGGTCTGGAGAACACAACCTATAATCTTTATAAAGTAGGGCGATCGTTAAATTCTTTATATCGCTTGAAATACTTAGGTGTTGATCCAGAAACTGGCTTGAATAAACACCTGGATGCGAACAATGATGGTCGATTAGATTTAGTAGTAGGGGGAGCAGACATGCATTACATCGGAGACTCCGATCAAAAATATTTTGGAGGCTGGCAGAATAATTTTAGATACAAACAATTTAACCTCAGTCTATTCATCAATTTCCATCGACAAATTGAAATAAATTATGAAAATGGGGCACCTATACGTGACTATGGTATTCGTAATATGTATGCGCATATGCTGGATCAGCGCTGGAAGAATCCTGGTGATATTGCTACTGTTCCAAGAGTAACGCAAACTAATGTGCCTACTACAGGGGTGCTAGGAGATTTTTTTACCGCAGCAATGAACAGTGATTATTTGAGAGAGGAATTGACCATGCTACGTTTGGGAACGGTCATGTTCTCCTACAATTTGCCTGAGAAATTAGTTCATCGCCTTAAACTTTCACGCTCAAGCCTATTTCTTCAAGGACAAAACATCTATTCATTTTATCTAGATAGTAAGTTTAACCCCAATCATTATGTAGGATTACATTTGCCTATGCCAAGAAGGTTTACGGTAGGTATCCAATTAAATTTTTAA
- a CDS encoding RagB/SusD family nutrient uptake outer membrane protein has product MKYFKSSFIQAIIVLTVVLTSGCSKLIEVDMPIGSTDKDKIFSTEGGAESAVRGMYGYWTVKEMTTHIGAAKFTGLSGDELVRLSYMDTERLYFENALTSDRGLDPFWTHPYHLIYQANNIIDNLSNSTKFSKDKVDGFLAEAKFVRALMYFNLVNLMGDVPLLLTAEYTKNVNVTRSPSSEIYKQIEDDLIFAKQFATHKTLALGDRNRVTSYAASGLLAQVYLFQKKYALAEAEANEVINSNEFVLESIDKVFLKESKETILSLANWLNNPVSAFSIGGPGLTNVHYRLSDQLIAKFESNDLRLQHWGRAGIDEGLGSIAPFKYKFNLPSEANGKVENKQIIRYAEILLIRAEARNELDKPQLALHDMDLVRNRAGLLPLATRVPALNKEQIRDLLFKERATELFAEGSHRWFDIKRRGDDYAVNYMKSIKPSFTKTDLYYPIPLGEITKNPQLVQNEGY; this is encoded by the coding sequence ATGAAATATTTTAAAAGCAGTTTTATTCAAGCCATAATCGTTCTAACGGTAGTTCTTACGAGTGGCTGCAGTAAATTAATTGAAGTAGACATGCCTATAGGCTCTACCGATAAGGATAAGATTTTTTCAACAGAAGGCGGAGCGGAGTCTGCTGTGCGTGGTATGTATGGCTATTGGACCGTGAAGGAAATGACGACTCATATTGGTGCGGCCAAGTTTACTGGCTTGTCTGGAGATGAGCTGGTGCGCCTCTCTTATATGGATACCGAGCGTTTATATTTTGAGAATGCATTGACCTCAGATCGAGGATTAGATCCCTTTTGGACCCATCCATATCATTTAATTTATCAGGCGAATAATATTATTGATAACCTATCTAACTCTACTAAATTTTCCAAAGACAAGGTAGACGGCTTCCTTGCAGAAGCGAAGTTTGTCCGGGCATTGATGTATTTCAACTTGGTTAACCTAATGGGGGATGTTCCTTTGTTATTGACTGCAGAATACACTAAGAATGTGAATGTTACCAGGTCGCCTTCTTCTGAAATTTATAAGCAAATCGAGGATGATTTGATTTTTGCAAAGCAGTTTGCGACGCATAAAACCTTAGCATTAGGGGATAGAAATCGTGTGACCAGTTATGCCGCTTCTGGTTTATTGGCGCAAGTATATCTTTTTCAAAAGAAATATGCTTTAGCGGAAGCAGAAGCAAACGAGGTAATTAACTCCAATGAATTTGTATTAGAGTCTATTGACAAAGTGTTCTTGAAGGAGTCCAAGGAAACTATCCTTTCGCTTGCGAATTGGTTAAATAATCCAGTTTCGGCATTTAGTATCGGTGGACCGGGGTTAACAAACGTGCATTATCGACTTTCTGATCAGCTAATAGCAAAATTTGAAAGTAATGATTTACGACTCCAACATTGGGGTAGAGCAGGGATCGATGAAGGTTTAGGGTCTATCGCACCATTTAAATATAAGTTTAACTTACCTTCTGAGGCGAATGGTAAAGTGGAAAACAAACAGATTATCCGATATGCGGAGATCTTGTTGATTCGTGCAGAAGCGCGCAACGAGTTAGATAAGCCTCAATTGGCGCTTCATGATATGGATCTTGTGCGGAATAGAGCAGGCTTATTGCCGCTAGCTACTCGAGTTCCAGCGTTGAATAAGGAGCAGATTAGAGACTTACTGTTTAAGGAAAGAGCAACCGAACTTTTCGCAGAAGGTAGCCATCGATGGTTTGATATTAAACGTCGTGGCGATGACTACGCAGTCAACTATATGAAGTCTATAAAACCTAGTTTTACCAAAACAGATTTATACTATCCGATACCACTTGGAGAGATAACGAAAAACCCTCAATTAGTCCAGAATGAAGGATACTAA
- a CDS encoding alpha/beta hydrolase family protein, giving the protein MSISFCPAHLRSEIEALSFQRILFIIGLLILSLNLSAQSNPISKREITFYSDTTKLSGTIYTPQKPKAALLIVHGSGQEKRMDSFAGDLSKAGFCVLTYDKRGVGESGGVYAGPEVGTNNIDSANLNLLAADASAAVAYLSKQARPSKLKIGLIGGSQAGWIIPLAAQKNKQIDFMVIFSGALVTPKEQLRFQFYTAGDAQFWDKHSEKEARQHIKHDPDKYEFIDIDPLHTLAKLTIPGLWIWGGKDIQVPTNLSIENLAKLKEVNKGYSYVLYPELGHNTAFSDSPAPMKTAVEWMQKISSK; this is encoded by the coding sequence ATGTCTATATCTTTCTGTCCAGCTCACTTACGATCTGAAATCGAGGCGCTTAGTTTTCAAAGAATACTATTCATTATTGGCCTGTTGATACTTTCCCTAAATTTATCAGCACAATCCAACCCAATTAGCAAACGTGAAATAACCTTCTATAGCGACACGACCAAACTTTCAGGAACAATCTACACCCCGCAGAAGCCCAAAGCGGCATTGCTGATTGTCCATGGATCCGGTCAAGAAAAAAGGATGGATAGCTTCGCGGGAGATCTCTCAAAAGCAGGGTTTTGTGTTTTAACCTATGATAAACGCGGCGTTGGGGAATCAGGCGGCGTGTATGCCGGGCCGGAGGTTGGCACAAATAACATCGATTCGGCAAATTTAAACTTGCTTGCGGCGGATGCCAGTGCAGCTGTGGCTTATCTATCCAAACAAGCTCGGCCATCAAAGCTCAAAATCGGACTAATTGGAGGAAGTCAGGCGGGTTGGATTATCCCATTGGCAGCACAAAAGAATAAGCAAATCGACTTTATGGTTATTTTTAGTGGGGCTTTGGTGACCCCAAAAGAACAATTACGCTTCCAGTTCTATACCGCTGGGGATGCGCAATTTTGGGATAAACATTCGGAGAAAGAGGCTCGTCAACATATCAAGCATGATCCAGATAAATATGAATTTATTGACATCGATCCGTTGCATACCCTAGCGAAGTTAACAATCCCAGGACTTTGGATTTGGGGCGGCAAGGATATCCAAGTACCGACGAACTTATCTATTGAAAATCTAGCAAAACTAAAGGAAGTAAATAAGGGATATTCTTATGTTTTGTATCCCGAACTTGGACATAATACGGCTTTTTCGGATTCGCCTGCACCAATGAAAACAGCAGTGGAATGGATGCAGAAAATCAGTTCAAAATAG
- a CDS encoding heme-binding domain-containing protein, whose translation MKNISLKRKVLYIVLSLLIVIQFFGTQKNISSAVAENAIEKHYTVPNKIQSILKSSCYDCHSNNTKYPWYNKLQPINWWLAKHVNDGKRHLNFDEFNTLPIGKKLHKLDEVVETIKNGEMPLTSYTLIHQDAKLSDADKQEIEAWVVAVKKEVEGK comes from the coding sequence ATGAAAAACATATCACTCAAAAGGAAAGTGCTATATATTGTGCTATCCCTACTTATCGTTATCCAATTCTTTGGAACACAAAAAAATATAAGCTCCGCAGTAGCCGAGAATGCCATCGAAAAGCATTATACGGTACCTAACAAGATTCAAAGCATCCTGAAATCCAGCTGCTACGACTGCCATTCCAACAATACGAAATACCCATGGTACAATAAGCTACAGCCCATTAATTGGTGGCTTGCCAAGCATGTAAACGACGGTAAACGACATCTTAATTTCGACGAGTTTAATACATTACCGATCGGGAAGAAACTGCATAAGTTGGATGAAGTAGTCGAAACGATTAAGAATGGCGAAATGCCTTTAACATCTTATACATTAATTCATCAAGATGCTAAATTAAGCGATGCCGATAAACAGGAAATTGAAGCCTGGGTCGTTGCAGTGAAAAAGGAAGTTGAAGGGAAATAA
- a CDS encoding RNA polymerase sigma factor → MKSTDFNPSSENELLTELCSGNQNSFEIIYYQYSARLYANILKMVKVEDLAQELLQEIFIKVWEKRHLIDPEQPFKGYLFKIAKNTVYNFFRKHNIEQQVHQYLVQHSPLSKNDVQEKIDFLESEQLLNDAIAKLSPQRRRVFVLCKLEGKSYAEVSQELGISVSTVNDHIVKAMKFIKSQNQGNSILLVLALFNAITESL, encoded by the coding sequence ATGAAAAGCACAGATTTTAATCCATCTTCTGAAAATGAGTTATTGACTGAATTATGCTCAGGAAATCAAAACAGCTTTGAAATAATATATTATCAATACAGTGCTCGCTTGTATGCGAACATTTTGAAAATGGTTAAAGTAGAAGACTTAGCACAAGAGTTACTACAGGAGATTTTTATCAAAGTTTGGGAGAAGCGACACCTAATTGACCCTGAACAACCATTTAAAGGTTATCTCTTTAAAATCGCGAAAAACACAGTCTACAATTTCTTTAGAAAGCATAATATTGAACAGCAAGTTCATCAATATTTGGTACAGCACAGCCCCCTTAGCAAAAATGATGTACAGGAAAAAATTGACTTTTTGGAAAGTGAACAACTATTGAATGATGCGATAGCAAAGTTATCACCCCAACGAAGACGCGTGTTCGTGCTTTGTAAATTAGAGGGTAAGTCTTACGCGGAGGTTAGTCAAGAATTGGGGATCTCTGTTTCTACCGTAAACGATCATATCGTAAAGGCTATGAAATTTATTAAGTCGCAGAATCAAGGTAATTCTATTCTATTAGTCTTGGCATTGTTCAATGCGATTACAGAATCACTTTAA
- a CDS encoding TlpA family protein disulfide reductase, which yields MMIKHIILACLCLIALQVRAQDANITQRSQELSREILEAKDIDKKLAIYNSSEVQALFKENKNVEPGLAIFIAIEYINLADKENSVKWMNKSRGTGIGHENVESRFYDKFQDLQEHQFVVDVVGPELDSLYLIMVNRKDADGSTFAYYRPRISYYTKSLAAINKQDEVFKHLSMFYQYCGNKFLNISNYYTYGEALLHLGKHDEAIKVFAKFNTEKIDFSAKIEEMSNKLISKIPNGDKRFALVVDSQENVQRTQFKNLVTASSEINGVDIADKVSKNKYILLDFWGTWCAPCAESHPKLIETYHKYKNLGFEVIGIAAENGSDLSKIENTLQNEIAKQGLPWLQTLWLSKDLKHPASKYIITGYPTKILVDQTGKVIARIEGGSFKNSERLDNLLAELLGDEETKYRLGKIRIVEPYYVKFYSENDLELKVEAYDRFVKNSDLNIKELRTWKDKMAKDLVKLFIENNDLASAGKYHSQIQDKHILAQSLKQLLKTKNNQDYSHVARQILDDFTTKTIFGEIVSESNFNAYSQLAMQLIHSSKPELQDSLIAKYLYPVSRQMMYLEEKVANGDYKQSLSYRFAKIMVKNPNDITIAKIVLNDYLIAAAEPVSLRANLLNEFKAIPDLATYFDEHKALGNEKNVQFLNRLLSKSDVNDKVQGVLAINEKYVLVDFWGSWCIPCRASHPHLNELYSKYKDKGFEIVGVADEKAGNEYVALMNWKTAIQTDNIKWIQLLALDREEIDFDPVKEMSITSFPTKILFDKDRNIIGTYSGGDQDKLDAKLKELFGE from the coding sequence ATGATGATAAAACACATTATACTGGCTTGCCTATGCCTAATTGCTTTGCAAGTACGTGCGCAAGATGCGAATATAACGCAGCGATCTCAAGAGTTATCACGAGAAATATTAGAGGCCAAAGATATCGATAAGAAGTTGGCGATCTACAATTCAAGTGAAGTACAGGCGCTATTCAAAGAGAATAAAAATGTAGAACCTGGCTTAGCGATATTTATTGCCATAGAGTACATCAATTTGGCTGATAAGGAAAATTCAGTGAAGTGGATGAACAAGAGCCGAGGAACAGGAATTGGACATGAAAATGTGGAATCTCGCTTTTATGATAAGTTTCAAGATCTGCAGGAGCACCAATTTGTTGTAGATGTAGTAGGTCCAGAGTTAGATAGCTTATATCTGATTATGGTAAATCGAAAAGACGCCGATGGATCTACATTTGCTTATTATCGACCGCGGATTTCTTACTACACGAAGTCATTGGCGGCAATCAATAAACAAGATGAAGTATTTAAGCATCTGTCAATGTTTTATCAGTATTGCGGTAATAAGTTCCTCAATATTAGCAATTATTACACTTATGGTGAAGCTTTACTACATTTAGGGAAGCATGATGAAGCGATTAAGGTTTTCGCAAAATTCAATACCGAGAAGATTGATTTTAGTGCTAAAATCGAGGAAATGAGCAATAAGTTGATTTCTAAAATCCCTAATGGTGATAAAAGATTCGCTCTGGTTGTAGATTCACAAGAGAATGTGCAGCGCACGCAATTTAAGAATCTGGTCACAGCAAGCTCAGAAATCAATGGCGTAGATATCGCGGATAAAGTATCTAAAAATAAATATATCCTCCTAGATTTCTGGGGTACATGGTGCGCACCATGTGCAGAATCACATCCCAAACTTATCGAGACCTACCATAAGTATAAGAATTTAGGTTTCGAAGTGATTGGTATTGCTGCTGAGAATGGCTCAGATTTGTCTAAAATAGAAAATACTTTACAAAATGAGATTGCCAAGCAAGGACTTCCATGGCTTCAAACCCTATGGTTAAGTAAAGACTTGAAACACCCTGCATCGAAATATATTATTACAGGCTATCCGACAAAAATCCTTGTCGATCAAACAGGTAAAGTTATCGCCCGTATTGAAGGTGGCAGTTTTAAGAACTCTGAGCGTCTAGATAACCTGTTAGCGGAACTTCTTGGAGATGAGGAAACAAAGTATAGGCTCGGTAAAATACGTATTGTAGAACCGTATTATGTCAAGTTTTATTCGGAGAACGATTTGGAGTTGAAAGTAGAAGCCTACGATCGATTTGTTAAGAACAGTGATCTCAATATTAAAGAGTTGAGAACTTGGAAAGACAAAATGGCGAAAGACTTAGTGAAATTGTTTATCGAGAATAATGATCTCGCGTCCGCTGGTAAGTACCATAGTCAAATTCAAGATAAGCACATTCTTGCGCAGTCTTTAAAGCAATTATTAAAGACTAAGAATAACCAAGATTATAGCCATGTGGCAAGGCAAATATTAGATGATTTCACAACAAAGACAATCTTTGGAGAAATAGTAAGCGAGTCCAATTTTAACGCATATAGTCAGCTCGCAATGCAATTGATTCACTCTTCAAAACCTGAACTTCAAGACAGCTTAATTGCTAAATACTTGTACCCGGTATCTAGACAAATGATGTATCTAGAAGAGAAAGTTGCCAATGGAGATTATAAACAGTCGCTTTCTTACCGTTTTGCTAAGATTATGGTGAAGAATCCTAATGATATAACTATAGCGAAGATTGTTCTTAACGATTATCTGATTGCGGCTGCAGAGCCGGTGTCACTTCGTGCTAATCTCCTGAACGAATTTAAGGCCATCCCTGATTTGGCAACCTATTTTGATGAGCATAAAGCACTCGGAAATGAAAAGAATGTTCAGTTTTTGAATCGCTTGCTTTCTAAGTCAGATGTAAACGATAAGGTACAGGGAGTCCTAGCCATCAATGAAAAATACGTGTTGGTTGATTTCTGGGGTTCTTGGTGTATTCCATGTCGTGCAAGTCACCCTCATCTAAATGAGTTGTACAGCAAATACAAGGATAAGGGATTTGAAATTGTTGGTGTAGCAGATGAAAAGGCAGGTAATGAATATGTTGCCTTAATGAATTGGAAGACTGCCATTCAAACAGATAATATTAAGTGGATTCAACTATTAGCGCTTGATCGCGAAGAAATCGACTTTGATCCCGTGAAGGAGATGTCGATTACATCCTTTCCAACGAAGATATTGTTTGATAAGGATCGGAATATCATTGGTACTTATTCTGGTGGAGATCAAGATAAATTAGACGCGAAATTGAAAGAACTTTTTGGAGAGTAA
- a CDS encoding FecR family protein, with product MEDKDRIKNAFFDYVDGKLSADDLRSLLSEIQTAADERKDLLDAIGEVLDNPVAAEVQADDAVHDLLRVSFERIKSQISSESEPRKTISIAWKKWLSIAALLIAMVGLTVWWMSNQHSQHKELSLKEKPQIQPGAYGATLVLSDGRKIALENSDNGELAKDAGVKISKEADGQLLYTIESGAENALNTLFTKRGETYRVKLPDGSIVWLNAESKIQYNANFGMDNTRRISLEGEAYFEVAKDANRPFYVQLQNQEIKVLGTRFNVNSYTKESPIKTSLVEGKIRLNTASKSVEMTSGQQAILDQSGHLNIKQLGTDIDASIAWTRNKFVFDNEDIENVMRIVARWYDVEVVYEGKITNEKFSGALSRFSNIEDVLALFEATKMVKFQVVGRKIFVK from the coding sequence ATGGAAGACAAGGATAGGATTAAAAATGCTTTTTTTGACTACGTCGATGGGAAGCTTTCAGCAGACGATTTGCGCTCATTGCTTTCGGAAATACAGACAGCAGCAGATGAGCGTAAGGACTTGCTGGATGCGATAGGGGAGGTTTTAGACAATCCTGTTGCTGCGGAAGTACAAGCTGATGATGCTGTCCATGACTTGCTTCGGGTTTCTTTTGAAAGGATAAAAAGTCAAATCTCTTCGGAATCGGAGCCACGTAAGACGATCAGCATCGCGTGGAAGAAATGGCTATCCATTGCCGCTCTACTGATTGCGATGGTTGGACTGACTGTTTGGTGGATGAGTAACCAGCATTCGCAGCACAAGGAGTTATCATTAAAAGAAAAACCGCAAATTCAACCGGGTGCCTACGGGGCGACCCTCGTGCTATCAGACGGTCGAAAAATAGCATTGGAAAACAGTGATAATGGGGAGTTGGCAAAAGATGCGGGTGTTAAGATTAGTAAGGAAGCGGACGGTCAGTTGCTATATACCATTGAGAGCGGAGCGGAAAATGCTTTGAATACTCTTTTTACCAAACGAGGGGAAACTTACCGCGTCAAATTGCCAGACGGATCAATTGTTTGGCTGAATGCAGAATCAAAGATTCAGTACAATGCGAATTTCGGTATGGATAATACTAGGAGAATTAGCTTGGAAGGGGAAGCATATTTTGAAGTAGCTAAAGATGCGAATCGCCCATTTTATGTTCAACTTCAGAATCAAGAAATCAAAGTACTTGGCACACGCTTTAATGTCAATAGCTATACCAAAGAAAGTCCGATCAAAACCTCTCTCGTTGAAGGTAAGATTCGGTTAAATACGGCTAGCAAATCCGTAGAAATGACTTCAGGACAACAGGCAATTTTAGATCAGTCTGGACATTTAAATATTAAACAATTAGGGACTGATATTGATGCGAGCATCGCTTGGACAAGAAATAAGTTTGTTTTTGATAATGAAGATATAGAAAACGTCATGCGCATCGTCGCTCGATGGTATGATGTTGAAGTTGTATACGAAGGCAAAATTACAAACGAGAAGTTTTCTGGAGCACTATCGCGGTTCTCGAATATCGAGGATGTATTAGCCTTGTTTGAAGCAACAAAGATGGTGAAGTTTCAAGTTGTTGGTCGAAAGATATTTGTGAAATAA